In one window of Leptospira fainei serovar Hurstbridge str. BUT 6 DNA:
- the secD gene encoding protein translocase subunit SecD translates to MKSVQWIIVPILVVAASLTLLYPNFAVRELELAIRKEFRELPEEKKKKALETFAERWKNDYNPAGAWSIEPDPSVLPEKDYYLVRGRFITSAKINQLSQENQELILEPKNKLRPTWVEEYFFGERPLTIKLGLDLQGGMRVVLKGDFEDYASKLRDSYAKEIENLTKKSEDPKLSDKEKKEARDRLAEIESYFSLNPSRKLIELEKAKLIIDNRLTNQNLTEPQVRIQKDQDSIEVSLPGVSNSSQILDIIRNTETVEYRLKEPARDPKSQNDNRGVFQTQIDTEENRLVAEERREDTDIVKFQNIVKQKLGKDEQDKFLNSLEKKYNIPEKYKLYALWARGANPKAPLLPREFIVLERAIALDGKDMRDARPSYDNNRLGYFVSFTLTSAGAEKFFEITSKNVGRQLAIVWGDKVISAPVIKGPIAGGNAQIDGDFSREEAVDLSNVISEGALPIPLSVLEMRFIGPTLGIESIEVGLKAVLLGFGLVILFMLLVYRLSGLVADIALLVNVIVLMALLSLMGFTLTLPGFAGIILTVGMAVDANVIIYERIKEELRAGKHVTSAVAQGFDNAFWTIVDSNVTTLISGILMIKLGNGPIKGFAITLCWGIITSLFTSLFLSRMIMDILVNKLGVSKLQIGFKRLESKNV, encoded by the coding sequence TTGAAATCGGTTCAGTGGATCATTGTACCCATACTCGTTGTAGCCGCTTCGCTGACGCTACTCTATCCCAACTTTGCGGTTCGCGAATTGGAGCTGGCCATTCGGAAAGAATTTCGGGAACTACCGGAAGAAAAGAAAAAGAAAGCGCTAGAAACATTCGCTGAACGCTGGAAGAACGATTACAATCCGGCGGGAGCCTGGTCGATCGAACCCGATCCTTCCGTACTACCGGAAAAGGATTATTATCTCGTTCGCGGAAGATTTATCACTTCGGCAAAGATCAATCAACTTTCGCAAGAAAACCAAGAATTGATTCTCGAACCTAAGAACAAACTTCGGCCTACATGGGTTGAGGAATATTTCTTTGGAGAACGACCTCTTACGATCAAGCTCGGTTTGGACTTACAGGGCGGGATGCGTGTCGTTCTAAAAGGCGACTTCGAAGACTACGCATCCAAATTGCGGGACAGTTACGCAAAGGAAATCGAGAATCTTACTAAGAAGTCGGAAGATCCCAAACTTTCCGATAAGGAAAAGAAGGAAGCTCGCGATCGGCTTGCGGAGATCGAAAGTTATTTTTCTTTGAATCCATCTCGTAAACTAATAGAGTTGGAAAAAGCGAAGCTGATCATCGATAACCGACTTACGAATCAAAACTTGACTGAACCTCAGGTCCGGATTCAGAAGGACCAGGATTCAATCGAGGTTTCTCTTCCGGGAGTCAGCAACTCTTCGCAAATTTTGGATATTATCCGGAATACGGAAACCGTAGAATACCGATTGAAAGAACCGGCTCGTGATCCAAAGAGCCAAAACGACAATCGTGGAGTTTTCCAAACACAAATCGATACGGAAGAAAATCGATTGGTCGCCGAAGAAAGGCGGGAAGACACGGACATCGTCAAATTTCAAAATATCGTAAAACAAAAACTCGGAAAGGACGAGCAGGATAAATTCCTGAATTCTCTAGAAAAGAAATATAATATTCCGGAAAAGTATAAGTTATACGCGCTTTGGGCTCGCGGCGCAAATCCTAAAGCACCTTTACTACCTCGCGAATTCATCGTTTTGGAAAGAGCGATCGCGCTGGATGGAAAGGATATGAGGGACGCAAGACCTTCATATGATAATAACCGGCTCGGATATTTCGTTTCGTTTACTCTTACGTCCGCCGGTGCGGAGAAATTTTTTGAAATTACCTCTAAAAACGTGGGCCGTCAGCTCGCTATCGTTTGGGGAGATAAAGTTATCTCGGCTCCGGTTATTAAAGGACCGATTGCGGGAGGAAACGCTCAGATCGACGGGGATTTTAGCCGCGAAGAGGCAGTCGATTTATCGAACGTAATTAGCGAAGGCGCGCTCCCGATTCCTTTAAGCGTACTGGAAATGAGATTTATCGGACCTACATTGGGAATAGAATCCATCGAAGTCGGTTTGAAAGCCGTTCTATTAGGTTTCGGTTTGGTTATCCTCTTCATGCTGTTAGTTTATAGACTGTCCGGATTGGTCGCCGACATCGCGCTACTGGTGAACGTGATCGTATTAATGGCATTGCTTTCCTTAATGGGCTTTACCCTGACTCTTCCTGGATTTGCCGGAATTATCCTTACAGTGGGTATGGCTGTGGATGCGAACGTCATTATCTACGAGCGGATAAAAGAGGAATTACGCGCGGGCAAACACGTGACTTCCGCCGTCGCTCAAGGTTTTGATAATGCTTTCTGGACGATCGTGGACAGTAACGTAACCACTTTGATTTCCGGGATTTTAATGATCAAACTCGGGAACGGACCGATCAAAGGATTCGCGATCACGTTATGTTGGGGGATTATCACCTCCCTGTTTACGTCGCTATTCTTGAGCAGAATGATCATGGATATTCTCGTTAATAAATTAGGAGTCTCTAAACTCCAAATCGGATTCAAGAGGCTGGAGTCCAAGAATGTTTGA
- a CDS encoding SRP-less Sec system protein, with the protein MNKILCLLLSFLISFPVFSQDGEEIDFLDKVSEPKKATTSASKKAQAAKVPKKKKSKKGSKKRKSGEVRPDGVEQKEGETKKKIEATGIPDDAKNDSHPGDDGQSKNSENASSEKTLKKEELKDLQKPYWVNEETALTPRHLPGYTETSAAMPKEDISFKDKLGDILKMGQDKKKEEEKRKAAEQKDQSTIVSFFSEYKKPIIILGLIVLFALYRLRAGGPRITRRSPVTINKVRRD; encoded by the coding sequence ATGAACAAGATCCTATGCCTCCTCCTTTCATTTTTAATCTCCTTCCCGGTTTTTAGCCAGGACGGAGAGGAAATCGATTTTTTAGATAAGGTTTCAGAGCCTAAAAAAGCGACGACTTCGGCCAGTAAAAAGGCTCAAGCCGCGAAGGTTCCCAAAAAAAAGAAATCGAAGAAAGGCTCCAAGAAGCGTAAGTCGGGCGAAGTTCGTCCCGATGGAGTCGAGCAGAAAGAAGGGGAAACAAAGAAGAAGATCGAAGCCACCGGCATTCCAGACGACGCTAAGAATGATTCGCATCCTGGCGACGACGGACAATCCAAGAATTCGGAAAATGCGTCTTCCGAGAAAACTTTAAAGAAAGAAGAGCTTAAGGATCTGCAGAAACCTTATTGGGTAAATGAAGAAACCGCTCTGACTCCGCGTCACCTTCCGGGTTATACGGAGACTTCCGCTGCCATGCCAAAGGAAGATATCTCTTTTAAAGATAAGTTGGGCGACATCTTAAAGATGGGCCAGGACAAGAAGAAAGAGGAAGAAAAACGGAAGGCAGCCGAACAAAAGGATCAGAGCACGATTGTCTCCTTCTTCTCCGAATACAAAAAACCGATCATTATACTCGGACTTATTGTTCTATTTGCCCTCTATCGCCTAAGGGCGGGAGGTCCCCGTATCACCCGGCGTTCTCCGGTGACAATTAATAAAGTGAGAAGAGACTAG
- the yajC gene encoding preprotein translocase subunit YajC, translating to MQFDLNTLFILAQAADGGAAPSASNPLSLLTSPYGMIAVMFVIMYFLVIRPQRNEEKKRKAMIESLQKGDTVVTSSGIHGKVVEFKENNEVVVIAIAKDTNVTFNASTIIKKKEG from the coding sequence ATGCAATTCGACTTAAACACACTATTTATACTAGCTCAAGCCGCCGACGGTGGAGCCGCCCCTTCCGCGAGTAATCCTCTTTCGTTATTAACGTCCCCTTACGGAATGATCGCGGTCATGTTTGTGATCATGTATTTCCTCGTAATTCGCCCTCAAAGAAACGAGGAAAAAAAGCGGAAAGCTATGATCGAAAGCCTACAAAAAGGTGATACGGTCGTGACTTCTTCAGGAATTCACGGTAAAGTGGTGGAGTTTAAGGAAAATAACGAGGTCGTCGTTATCGCAATCGCAAAAGATACGAATGTGACCTTTAATGCAAGCACCATTATAAAGAAGAAGGAAGGGTAA
- the trpD gene encoding anthranilate phosphoribosyltransferase gives MEIRNAILKVLDRKSLTVSEAESVMNDVMKGQVSEILLASFLTAIRAKGETADELLGFSLALRKNALKPKTVFPFDMLDTCGTGGDGKGTVNISTLSAIVLASLGLKVAKHGNRSVSSHTGSSDILTRLGYNTEKTQEEVESHLVSSGFTFLFAPMWHPSMKFAGPVRKELGFRTLFNMIGPLSNPFSPQYQIIGVYEPELMETLIRVLQGLGLRKALVCHSRDGLDEFSIFETTDYTLLEDGVISRKDFDPKTLALGELNPAEVFTAGPDQAEGLARKIIDGEKIAGTHAVALNAGAGLFVMGKVSTIEEGYKIALEQLVSGKTKQFFQNLITKR, from the coding sequence ATGGAAATTAGAAACGCAATACTTAAAGTTCTGGATCGCAAATCACTTACAGTTTCGGAAGCCGAAAGCGTAATGAACGACGTGATGAAAGGTCAGGTGTCGGAAATTTTATTGGCATCGTTTCTAACGGCGATTCGTGCAAAAGGGGAGACTGCAGACGAACTTTTGGGTTTTTCCTTGGCGCTTCGCAAGAACGCATTAAAGCCGAAGACAGTTTTTCCGTTCGATATGCTGGATACATGCGGGACCGGAGGCGATGGAAAAGGGACCGTTAATATTTCCACTTTATCCGCCATTGTTTTGGCTTCCCTCGGATTGAAGGTCGCTAAGCACGGGAATCGATCCGTTTCTTCTCATACCGGTTCCAGCGATATTCTTACGCGCTTGGGCTATAACACCGAAAAGACACAGGAAGAAGTGGAATCCCATCTCGTTTCCAGCGGATTTACTTTCCTATTTGCGCCTATGTGGCACCCATCCATGAAATTCGCCGGTCCGGTCAGGAAAGAATTGGGTTTTCGCACTTTGTTTAATATGATCGGACCACTCAGTAATCCGTTTTCTCCGCAATATCAAATCATCGGAGTGTACGAACCGGAACTTATGGAAACTCTGATCCGCGTTCTTCAGGGATTGGGCTTACGAAAAGCTCTGGTTTGCCATTCCAGAGACGGGCTTGATGAGTTCTCTATTTTTGAAACCACCGATTATACATTGCTAGAAGACGGGGTTATTTCGCGGAAAGATTTCGATCCCAAAACTCTAGCCCTCGGAGAGTTGAATCCTGCGGAAGTCTTTACTGCGGGACCGGACCAGGCCGAAGGCTTAGCGCGTAAAATTATAGATGGCGAGAAAATAGCCGGCACTCATGCAGTAGCCTTGAACGCGGGAGCCGGATTATTCGTCATGGGCAAGGTTTCCACAATCGAAGAAGGATATAAAATCGCGTTAGAACAGCTTGTTAGTGGAAAAACCAAGCAGTTCTTTCAAAATTTAATTACCAAACGGTAG
- the pgsA gene encoding CDP-diacylglycerol--glycerol-3-phosphate 3-phosphatidyltransferase: MNSNINIPNTLTVLRVVSLPFFIWFLYQKEPVFHVAALLLFAAASITDFVDGYLARKWKQETEFGKFLDPLADKIIVVGCFTTFIFLHEQIELWMVLLIVGRDMLITTLRYLAIRQGSSIRTTMLGKVKTAFQMGAIILILIFFILVSSKKRILINEVYHSGKEAGFTVFGIASENASAFFAAWKEQGVPNWGDLVFGLGGFVPYFGMLITTFITVLSGLRYLISNREVLRPIAIRRAFGKNGN; this comes from the coding sequence TTGAACTCTAATATTAACATTCCCAATACTTTGACGGTTCTCCGAGTCGTTTCCTTGCCGTTTTTTATATGGTTTTTATATCAGAAAGAACCGGTATTTCATGTTGCGGCTCTTTTGCTGTTTGCGGCGGCTTCCATAACCGATTTTGTCGACGGGTATCTTGCACGAAAATGGAAACAAGAAACCGAATTCGGGAAATTTTTGGATCCTCTCGCGGACAAAATCATCGTCGTCGGATGTTTTACCACGTTCATTTTTTTGCACGAACAGATCGAGCTCTGGATGGTCCTTCTAATTGTAGGAAGGGATATGCTGATTACGACTCTCCGTTATTTGGCGATTCGTCAAGGCAGTTCTATTCGTACTACTATGCTCGGCAAAGTCAAGACGGCGTTTCAAATGGGTGCAATTATTCTAATATTGATTTTCTTTATACTGGTATCCTCTAAAAAAAGAATCTTGATCAACGAAGTTTACCATAGCGGTAAGGAAGCCGGATTTACCGTCTTCGGAATCGCATCCGAGAACGCCTCCGCATTTTTTGCCGCTTGGAAAGAACAGGGTGTGCCTAATTGGGGCGATTTGGTTTTTGGCCTGGGCGGGTTCGTCCCTTATTTCGGGATGTTGATTACGACATTTATCACTGTCCTATCGGGCCTTCGTTATTTAATATCGAATAGAGAAGTTCTACGACCTATCGCAATCCGGAGGGCATTCGGCAAGAATGGAAATTAG
- the rimO gene encoding 30S ribosomal protein S12 methylthiotransferase RimO gives MDKKFYITTLGCPKNTVDSMSMHHSLLEEGFVPATKPEESDFHLINTCTFIRSATEETIQTILGAAHAKKQEGQKLVVVGCFAERYPKDISAEIPEVDLVFGTGKYAQAGKIIREAFRRELNAVPNPEFNAELIERMKLSPNIENYSKPYAYVKVSDGCNRGCGFCIIPSLRGKFQDSPMDDILRDTKRAIAAGAKEICLVSQDTVYYGKDSDLLLEMIRKVSEVEGLEILRLLYLYPDKKTEKIVRLMGEIPKIAPYLESPLQHVSERVLKSMNRSGNYSAFKDLYSLAREIRPDLEIRTSFILGYPGETGEDVDEILRFIDETRPEKVNLFSYSPQEGTKGAELQQTVSEKEKAKRINMVREAHLKILQEIHESRIGKVYPAIVDGIEDGSAVVRRLQDAPEIDEIVYVEDVSLKPGAIGKVKIESFYEYDMMGTWSNV, from the coding sequence TTGGATAAGAAGTTTTACATCACTACGCTCGGATGTCCGAAGAATACCGTGGACTCCATGAGCATGCATCATTCTCTTTTGGAGGAAGGATTTGTCCCCGCTACAAAGCCGGAAGAATCGGACTTTCATCTGATAAATACCTGTACATTCATTCGGTCGGCAACGGAAGAAACGATCCAAACTATCCTGGGTGCGGCTCATGCCAAAAAACAGGAGGGCCAAAAACTCGTTGTGGTCGGGTGTTTTGCGGAAAGATACCCCAAGGATATTTCGGCAGAAATTCCGGAAGTTGATCTCGTATTTGGAACCGGGAAATATGCCCAAGCGGGTAAGATAATTCGAGAAGCGTTCCGCAGAGAATTGAATGCGGTTCCGAATCCGGAATTTAACGCAGAGCTTATCGAGAGAATGAAACTTTCTCCCAATATCGAAAACTATTCGAAACCCTATGCGTACGTAAAAGTTTCGGACGGATGCAATCGCGGTTGCGGATTTTGTATTATTCCGTCTTTGCGCGGAAAGTTTCAGGATTCTCCTATGGACGATATCCTTCGAGACACCAAACGGGCGATCGCTGCCGGTGCAAAAGAGATTTGTCTCGTTTCGCAAGATACCGTTTATTACGGAAAGGATAGCGACCTTCTTCTGGAAATGATCCGAAAGGTTTCCGAAGTGGAAGGTTTGGAGATATTGAGGCTACTTTATCTGTATCCTGATAAGAAGACCGAAAAAATCGTAAGATTGATGGGTGAAATTCCCAAAATAGCTCCGTATTTGGAATCGCCCTTGCAGCACGTTTCCGAGCGTGTTTTGAAATCGATGAATAGAAGCGGAAATTATTCCGCGTTCAAGGACTTGTATTCTCTCGCGCGAGAAATCCGGCCGGATCTGGAAATTCGGACATCTTTCATTCTAGGATATCCCGGCGAAACCGGAGAAGACGTGGATGAAATTTTGAGATTCATCGATGAGACCCGTCCTGAAAAAGTGAATTTGTTCTCCTATTCCCCTCAGGAAGGAACTAAGGGCGCCGAATTACAGCAGACCGTATCCGAAAAAGAAAAGGCGAAGCGAATCAATATGGTTCGTGAAGCTCATTTAAAGATTTTGCAGGAGATCCATGAGTCGCGCATCGGTAAAGTCTATCCGGCGATTGTTGACGGAATCGAAGACGGTTCCGCCGTGGTTCGGCGATTGCAAGACGCGCCGGAAATAGACGAAATCGTATATGTGGAAGACGTTAGTCTCAAACCGGGCGCGATAGGAAAAGTGAAAATCGAATCCTTTTACGAATACGATATGATGGGAACCTGGTCGAACGTTTGA
- a CDS encoding helix-turn-helix domain-containing protein, which translates to MNQKRVGQILREAREEKKLTVKDVSKDTNISVKYILALETEDYAQFPGETFTIGFLKNYGSYLKLDTGMLVNLYRGEKIEESQAPLEELTRPTSSFYYDLNIDKNKIITAVSALMIVIAGFLLFTFVFDGSSGDEEVSEGSRRKLEIPENIDFVNRSLPETRPESFILTTNQGVSFSVSNQQCKLFITGVEQGSDSNTALLGFNVYPELSVHKFKLAEGQEKVLSYSIPEISSLRRSIRIAAQSVTGSSAKVLVSLNEEERPGNGTAQKTGTEDSNSTKTLGDVPIQVTLFFSKPSYAEFIIDGQMGFRGLVQNGETRSLEAKDRLELKVGDGSAVEMIQNGKTKIVLGRPGKLVKKVFVKTPNPYDSTQFIIKELGE; encoded by the coding sequence TTGAATCAGAAGCGTGTAGGGCAGATCCTTAGGGAGGCTAGGGAGGAAAAAAAACTTACAGTAAAGGACGTGTCTAAGGACACAAATATCTCGGTTAAATACATCCTTGCATTGGAAACCGAAGACTATGCTCAGTTCCCCGGTGAGACGTTCACGATCGGCTTCTTAAAGAACTACGGTAGTTACCTTAAATTAGACACCGGAATGCTCGTGAATTTATATAGAGGGGAAAAAATCGAAGAGTCTCAAGCTCCTTTAGAAGAGTTAACTCGTCCGACCTCCTCGTTCTATTATGATTTAAACATAGATAAAAATAAAATCATAACCGCGGTATCGGCTTTGATGATAGTAATTGCGGGTTTTCTTCTGTTTACATTCGTTTTCGACGGTTCATCCGGCGATGAGGAGGTATCCGAAGGTAGTCGTCGTAAACTTGAAATTCCCGAAAATATCGATTTTGTGAACCGTTCCTTGCCGGAAACCCGTCCTGAAAGTTTTATTTTAACCACGAATCAAGGTGTAAGCTTCAGCGTATCGAATCAACAATGTAAATTGTTTATCACCGGAGTTGAACAAGGTAGCGATTCCAATACCGCATTATTAGGGTTCAACGTATACCCGGAGTTAAGCGTTCATAAATTTAAACTTGCCGAAGGGCAGGAGAAAGTGCTAAGCTATTCTATTCCGGAAATTTCCTCCTTGCGTCGCAGTATCAGAATTGCCGCGCAAAGTGTGACGGGAAGTTCGGCAAAAGTACTGGTTTCCCTAAATGAAGAGGAGCGTCCAGGAAACGGAACGGCGCAAAAAACCGGAACGGAAGATTCAAATTCAACGAAAACGTTGGGAGACGTTCCGATTCAGGTAACATTATTTTTCTCTAAACCTAGCTACGCAGAGTTCATCATCGACGGTCAAATGGGTTTTAGAGGATTAGTTCAAAACGGGGAAACCAGATCCCTGGAAGCGAAAGACCGATTGGAATTGAAAGTCGGAGACGGGTCCGCAGTGGAAATGATCCAAAACGGAAAGACGAAAATCGTCTTGGGACGTCCCGGAAAATTGGTGAAGAAAGTTTTTGTTAAAACCCCAAATCCTTACGATAGCACGCAATTTATCATCAAGGAGCTGGGCGAGTAG
- a CDS encoding LolA family protein, with protein MKDRTIFQVLNVSVLGLALLLTAWGLEAQSSAKHGWNSPSEVVKKVRKTFSEIKSYKADFVIQTESNKKTRSMKGVCYYKKGGKIRYEFSDPAGDEIVSDGKTLWIFIKRLNAVGKQDLTLNKSNKSGPIFASVTEEGLSRIFRKYHYKFDSIEQPQISPKDNRKYFVLALEQREKIGGYETMTLYVDEENFLIKRAVASDGRGKTTTVEFSGWDRNADVEDGQFNFRPDGNAKIVNNPLVSEE; from the coding sequence ATGAAAGATCGTACAATTTTCCAAGTTCTTAACGTTTCAGTTTTGGGACTTGCCTTGCTCCTGACGGCATGGGGACTCGAGGCTCAATCTTCCGCCAAGCATGGCTGGAATTCTCCTTCGGAAGTGGTGAAGAAGGTTCGGAAAACCTTTTCCGAAATCAAATCCTATAAAGCCGATTTTGTCATTCAGACGGAGTCCAACAAAAAGACCCGTTCGATGAAGGGTGTCTGCTATTATAAGAAGGGTGGCAAGATCCGTTACGAGTTTTCCGATCCTGCCGGCGATGAAATCGTTTCGGACGGAAAGACCCTATGGATTTTTATTAAGAGATTAAACGCGGTCGGAAAACAGGATTTAACTTTAAATAAATCCAATAAGTCGGGACCGATCTTCGCTTCGGTAACTGAAGAAGGATTGTCTCGTATTTTTAGAAAGTATCATTATAAGTTCGATTCGATCGAACAACCCCAGATTTCTCCCAAAGACAATCGGAAATATTTTGTTTTAGCTCTCGAGCAACGGGAAAAGATCGGCGGGTATGAAACGATGACTCTCTACGTCGATGAGGAAAATTTCCTGATCAAGAGAGCCGTGGCAAGCGATGGTAGAGGTAAGACGACTACCGTGGAATTTTCCGGTTGGGATAGAAACGCTGACGTCGAAGACGGTCAGTTTAATTTTCGCCCGGATGGAAATGCAAAAATCGTAAATAACCCCTTGGTGTCGGAAGAATAA